A window of the Desulforapulum autotrophicum HRM2 genome harbors these coding sequences:
- a CDS encoding cupin domain-containing protein, translating to MKIVDYKGIEPTRFDNGVAKGITGRVVIGKEDGANNFCMRVFEVEKNGHTPRHSHEWEHEIFFHSGMGEVLCQGKWTPVSSGAAVFVPGNEDHQIQNTGQDTLVFVCLIPKGAPEI from the coding sequence ATGAAAATAGTCGACTATAAGGGCATTGAGCCCACCCGATTTGACAATGGCGTGGCAAAGGGCATTACAGGAAGGGTGGTTATTGGCAAGGAAGACGGGGCCAACAACTTCTGCATGCGGGTCTTTGAAGTTGAAAAAAACGGTCACACACCCCGCCACAGCCATGAATGGGAGCATGAAATCTTTTTTCACTCAGGCATGGGTGAGGTCCTCTGCCAGGGCAAATGGACCCCGGTCTCTTCCGGAGCCGCCGTGTTTGTTCCGGGCAACGAAGACCACCAGATCCAAAACACGGGCCAAGACACCCTGGTCTTTGTCTGTCTGATACCCAAGGGCGCACCGGAGATTTAA
- a CDS encoding HIT family protein codes for MAIGSCVSKEGHFIVGIHDPGFKMANFRENDFVRSLGTMPDGTPVDNQVNFPQGEVNARSADRIYEIMNPFAFRGVSYINSRWANAAAAAPKTICITPEKPVSLISTLGRWLADNGISDKDPQNFIPGMPEPMLMALANVSTDPEELVCLAKACCSFVFGGDGTTPTGLKFNQTAPGRPRPAISNHTLFEIIANNPSLPDDYKRAMLLTPGIQGNSEILGEWQEQDSHVFEYLRTNSYIPWGHFAANTADDTVRYRIRDLTLTDMEGMRHLYYQRIYSLLAQQLEIDLPGPRQRISKQSLETLRLDIVSRLKQPNSDLAFNGSLWGWNFGFGFAQSGYRLHASHQQIHQQYAMVPASVMDDTGRPFASFACGDMVAEFIKRYRQETGKNFFQNYLKAIRSNKRTDGNRDRPSSIVVHEDENIIVFVPKAQTSQWELQLTTKRPCGNILEADTDLRASLDRGILAALWTLESLGARMVTNIEYSKRFDRKDQDQHLVYSFLPRLPHSPGAFSEAQQRWIIGHFPEDFALACRSRLGGITG; via the coding sequence ATGGCCATAGGGAGTTGCGTCAGCAAAGAAGGCCATTTTATCGTCGGAATCCATGACCCTGGATTCAAGATGGCAAACTTCAGAGAAAATGATTTTGTTCGTTCCCTGGGAACGATGCCCGACGGCACTCCCGTGGACAACCAGGTCAACTTTCCCCAGGGGGAGGTTAACGCCCGGTCAGCCGACCGGATCTATGAAATCATGAACCCCTTTGCCTTCAGGGGGGTCTCCTACATCAACTCCAGGTGGGCCAATGCTGCTGCAGCCGCCCCAAAAACCATCTGTATCACCCCGGAAAAACCGGTGTCACTTATCTCCACACTTGGCCGCTGGCTTGCCGACAACGGCATCAGCGACAAGGATCCCCAGAACTTCATCCCTGGCATGCCAGAGCCCATGCTCATGGCCCTTGCCAATGTTTCCACGGATCCAGAAGAACTTGTCTGCCTTGCAAAGGCTTGCTGCTCGTTTGTCTTTGGTGGTGACGGAACAACCCCAACGGGTCTCAAGTTCAACCAGACCGCTCCTGGACGGCCACGGCCGGCCATCAGCAACCATACCCTGTTTGAAATCATCGCAAACAACCCCAGCCTTCCCGACGACTACAAGCGGGCCATGTTGCTCACCCCGGGGATCCAGGGCAACAGTGAAATCCTGGGCGAATGGCAGGAACAGGACAGCCACGTATTTGAATACCTTCGAACCAACTCCTACATCCCCTGGGGCCATTTTGCCGCCAACACGGCCGACGATACAGTTCGATATCGAATACGCGATCTGACCCTGACCGACATGGAGGGAATGCGCCATCTCTATTACCAACGGATTTATTCCCTGCTGGCCCAACAGCTCGAAATCGACCTGCCCGGCCCCAGGCAACGGATTTCAAAACAATCCCTTGAGACCCTTCGCCTTGACATTGTGAGTCGCCTTAAACAGCCCAACAGCGATCTGGCCTTTAACGGCTCCCTGTGGGGATGGAACTTTGGATTTGGATTTGCCCAGTCAGGATACAGACTCCACGCCTCCCACCAGCAGATCCACCAGCAGTACGCAATGGTTCCTGCCTCGGTAATGGACGACACGGGCCGACCATTTGCCTCGTTTGCCTGCGGAGATATGGTGGCTGAGTTTATCAAACGCTACAGACAAGAAACAGGCAAAAATTTTTTCCAAAACTACCTCAAGGCCATCCGATCCAATAAAAGAACCGATGGAAACAGGGACAGACCCTCGTCCATAGTGGTGCATGAGGATGAAAATATCATTGTTTTTGTGCCCAAGGCCCAGACATCCCAGTGGGAACTCCAGCTCACCACCAAACGGCCGTGCGGCAACATCCTTGAGGCGGACACTGACCTGCGTGCCTCCCTTGATCGGGGCATACTTGCAGCGCTTTGGACCCTGGAATCCCTGGGGGCAAGAATGGTTACCAATATAGAATATTCAAAACGGTTTGACAGAAAAGACCAAGACCAGCACCTTGTCTACTCGTTTCTGCCACGGCTTCCCCATTCACCGGGTGCATTCAGCGAGGCCCAGCAACGGTGGATCATCGGACATTTCCCAGAAGATTTTGCCCTGGCCTGCCGGTCACGACTTGGGGGGATCACTGGTTGA
- a CDS encoding DUF190 domain-containing protein, whose amino-acid sequence MEESTKACLMRIFIGEDQKYGRRLLYEAIVEQARTMGMAGATVIRGLLGYAAQGKIRTFKVLCLSEDLPVVVEVVDTREKIEAFTRAIAPMINKGMATFETVEQILFNQ is encoded by the coding sequence ATGGAAGAGTCAACCAAGGCATGTCTCATGCGAATTTTCATCGGCGAAGATCAGAAATACGGCAGGCGACTTCTGTACGAGGCCATTGTCGAACAGGCAAGAACCATGGGCATGGCTGGGGCCACTGTGATCAGGGGGCTTCTTGGTTATGCGGCCCAGGGCAAGATCAGAACCTTTAAGGTGCTCTGCCTGTCCGAGGATCTTCCCGTGGTGGTTGAAGTGGTTGACACACGAGAGAAAATAGAGGCATTTACCCGGGCCATAGCACCCATGATCAACAAGGGTATGGCAACCTTTGAAACCGTTGAGCAGATTCTGTTCAACCAGTGA
- a CDS encoding fluoride efflux transporter FluC, whose protein sequence is MEHKFVFIALAGALGTLARYSLAGFVQQFNSSFFPFGTLVVNITGCFAAGFLWTLFESRWAVSGEVRTFVLVGFMGAFTTFSAFILETGMLVRSTEWIYGIVNLLLQNSLGFGALMAGIVLGRLI, encoded by the coding sequence ATGGAGCACAAATTTGTTTTTATCGCCCTGGCAGGTGCCCTGGGAACCCTTGCCCGGTACAGCCTGGCAGGGTTTGTCCAGCAATTTAACTCGTCGTTTTTTCCCTTTGGCACACTGGTTGTCAACATCACCGGCTGTTTTGCTGCGGGTTTTCTCTGGACCCTATTCGAAAGCCGCTGGGCCGTTTCAGGAGAGGTCAGAACCTTTGTGTTAGTGGGGTTCATGGGGGCCTTTACCACCTTTTCCGCATTTATTCTTGAGACGGGTATGCTGGTCCGCTCCACGGAGTGGATCTATGGCATCGTGAACCTTTTGCTCCAGAACAGCCTTGGTTTTGGGGCGCTTATGGCTGGAATTGTACTTGGCCGTTTAATTTAA
- a CDS encoding cytidylate kinase-like family protein, which produces MDNQRRALNKIIEEQVKKWQYLKDSQTREKISPTMVVTISREAGSGGRLIAEGLAVKLGFDLFHQEVVHEMAKDANISLRFMETLDERSLNTLDNWIASLVDERYLWPDQYMQHLMKVIGTIGRYGKSVVVGRGANFILPKDMRISVRIIAPFELRRKRVAKAFGLSETEAEKRITLTESRRDAFIRRHFNASISNSYHYDMVLNTENLEIDDGIAAIEAVVQKRMKRDIT; this is translated from the coding sequence ATGGATAACCAACGTCGAGCCTTAAACAAAATCATTGAAGAACAGGTCAAAAAATGGCAGTATCTAAAAGATAGCCAGACCCGGGAAAAGATTTCACCCACAATGGTGGTCACCATCTCAAGGGAGGCTGGAAGTGGCGGCAGGCTTATTGCGGAAGGGCTTGCGGTCAAGTTGGGATTTGATCTCTTTCACCAGGAGGTGGTTCACGAGATGGCAAAGGATGCCAACATCAGCCTGAGGTTCATGGAGACCCTGGACGAAAGGAGTCTCAATACCCTGGACAACTGGATCGCATCCCTGGTTGACGAGCGCTACCTCTGGCCGGACCAGTATATGCAGCACCTGATGAAGGTGATCGGAACCATTGGCAGATACGGCAAAAGTGTTGTTGTCGGCAGGGGAGCCAACTTCATTCTCCCCAAGGATATGAGAATCAGCGTTCGGATCATCGCCCCTTTTGAATTAAGAAGAAAAAGGGTTGCCAAAGCATTTGGCCTTTCAGAAACCGAGGCTGAAAAACGGATTACCCTGACGGAATCCAGGCGAGACGCCTTTATCAGGAGGCATTTCAACGCCTCCATATCAAACAGCTACCACTATGACATGGTTCTCAACACCGAAAACCTTGAGATAGACGATGGAATCGCAGCCATTGAGGCAGTGGTACAGAAAAGGATGAAACGTGATATTACATGA
- a CDS encoding DUF4197 domain-containing protein produces MAILSRIIIFLTVLSFTSPLSPADAGYKDLLKDFQSTIKPDAAVLPTTLSDDTIIKGLKEALATGSEKAVALVSKSDGYYKNPEIKIPLPPAVQKVETLLKAAGMTGLIDQFEQSMNRAAEQAAPQATELFVDAVKTMSFSDAKKILNGRDNEATLYFKDRTWDKLSERFRPVVHNTMAEVGVTRNFQELSAKTEAIPFAGTLDLDPDTYVTTKALDGLFLMLAKEEQKIRQDPAARVTDILKTVFNK; encoded by the coding sequence ATGGCAATTCTCAGCAGAATCATCATATTTCTGACGGTCCTTTCGTTCACTTCTCCTTTAAGCCCCGCAGATGCTGGCTATAAAGATCTTTTAAAAGATTTCCAGTCCACCATCAAGCCCGATGCCGCAGTTCTGCCAACAACCCTGTCAGACGATACCATTATCAAGGGGTTAAAGGAGGCCCTGGCCACCGGTTCAGAAAAGGCCGTGGCCCTGGTTTCCAAATCCGACGGATATTACAAAAACCCGGAAATAAAGATCCCATTGCCCCCGGCTGTACAGAAGGTGGAAACCCTTCTAAAGGCTGCGGGAATGACAGGTCTAATTGATCAGTTTGAGCAGAGCATGAACCGGGCCGCTGAGCAGGCCGCACCCCAGGCAACGGAACTTTTTGTGGATGCCGTCAAAACAATGTCCTTCAGCGACGCCAAAAAAATCCTCAACGGCAGGGACAACGAAGCAACCCTGTACTTTAAGGATCGAACCTGGGACAAACTGTCCGAACGCTTTCGACCCGTTGTCCACAATACCATGGCAGAGGTGGGTGTCACCAGGAACTTTCAGGAACTCTCTGCCAAAACAGAGGCCATACCCTTTGCAGGGACATTAGACCTTGACCCTGACACCTATGTCACAACCAAAGCCCTGGACGGACTGTTTCTCATGCTGGCAAAAGAAGAACAGAAGATCCGCCAGGATCCTGCAGCCCGGGTAACGGACATATTAAAAACAGTATTCAATAAATAG
- a CDS encoding AsmA family protein has translation MNKYLKWSLIASGTFVALILLAILIVPRVVDVNSYRPQIEHQVSKATGRPFVLGGELDLSVFPWMGLTLSNLTLGSPEGFDQKEFITIKRFEVRVKVLPLFSRTIQVKKFVVDTPQIFLVKNTTGGTNWDMGQAQPPTPKQQPADKNTPAGEKAGALPFKALFVDEFAIQNGRIHYRDLGLKVTKEISNVTLTLEDLNLEDPIKIKFSAIADGHPLSLNGLVGPIGKEPGRGMIPLDITLKALDEITMKVKGGINDPITTPGFDLDLELSDFSPRKLLTALGNSTPILTADPRVLEHLQLNLHLKGDPGAVTVSNGTLILDDSTLTFSARAKDFSKPDLGVDMVVDKINLDRYLPPEQPPGSPVGTAKSPAEPSATARAKIDYSPLRELAINATLKIGSLVAKKAQLHEVQMTIKGKNGRFNLDPLSLDLYQGTIVSRADLDVTTDTPRVNLTVNAEKIASGALVADVLEKKIIQGQLDSTVGITLAGDTPGAIKKSLNGKGNLKFTDGAIIGIDIPGMVRNAKASFGLGERSTTQPRTDFAELILPFTVTNGLVDITGTALNSPLLRVTAKGTTDLAAETLNIRVEPKFVSTLKGQGDTKERSGLMVPVLITGTLDKPKFSPDLKSMVQSILPDEEALKSLVKDGKIDKEAIQKTGEDVKQLFKGFLPLKGNKE, from the coding sequence ATGAACAAGTACTTGAAGTGGAGTCTAATTGCATCTGGAACCTTTGTCGCACTAATTCTCCTTGCCATCCTGATCGTACCTCGGGTTGTGGACGTAAACAGCTACAGACCACAGATCGAACATCAGGTGTCCAAGGCCACGGGAAGACCCTTTGTTCTTGGGGGCGAGCTTGACCTTTCTGTTTTCCCCTGGATGGGCCTGACCCTGTCCAACCTCACCCTGGGAAGCCCAGAGGGGTTTGACCAGAAAGAATTCATAACAATCAAACGGTTTGAAGTAAGGGTCAAGGTGTTGCCCCTTTTTTCACGTACCATCCAGGTGAAAAAATTTGTAGTGGACACCCCTCAAATCTTCCTTGTAAAAAACACGACCGGGGGGACAAACTGGGACATGGGCCAGGCACAACCGCCCACCCCGAAACAACAACCGGCAGACAAGAACACTCCTGCCGGAGAGAAGGCTGGCGCTTTGCCCTTCAAAGCTTTGTTCGTTGATGAATTTGCCATCCAGAACGGGCGTATCCACTATCGCGACCTTGGGCTGAAGGTTACAAAAGAGATCTCGAACGTCACCCTGACCCTTGAGGACCTCAACCTGGAAGACCCTATAAAAATAAAATTTTCAGCCATTGCAGACGGCCATCCCCTGTCGTTGAACGGACTTGTCGGCCCCATTGGAAAAGAACCCGGCAGGGGAATGATTCCCCTGGATATAACCCTCAAGGCCCTGGACGAAATAACCATGAAGGTCAAGGGGGGGATTAATGACCCCATAACAACCCCGGGATTTGACCTGGACCTTGAGCTGTCTGATTTTTCCCCGAGAAAACTCCTGACGGCCCTTGGGAATTCGACCCCCATATTAACGGCCGACCCCAGGGTTCTGGAGCATCTTCAACTCAACCTTCACCTCAAGGGAGACCCCGGAGCTGTTACTGTTTCAAACGGCACCCTGATTCTTGACGACTCAACCCTGACATTCTCGGCCCGGGCGAAAGATTTTTCAAAACCCGACCTGGGCGTTGACATGGTCGTTGACAAGATCAATCTGGATCGATACCTTCCCCCAGAACAACCCCCGGGCTCTCCTGTTGGCACGGCTAAAAGCCCTGCTGAACCATCTGCAACAGCCAGGGCCAAAATCGATTATTCCCCGTTACGAGAACTGGCCATTAATGCAACCCTCAAAATCGGATCCCTTGTGGCCAAAAAGGCACAACTCCATGAGGTTCAGATGACGATCAAGGGTAAAAACGGGCGCTTCAACCTGGACCCCCTCTCCCTTGATCTCTACCAGGGAACCATTGTTTCCAGAGCAGACCTGGATGTCACCACGGATACGCCAAGGGTCAACCTCACCGTTAACGCAGAAAAAATAGCCTCCGGTGCCCTGGTCGCCGATGTGCTGGAAAAAAAGATCATCCAGGGCCAGCTGGACTCTACCGTGGGGATAACCCTTGCCGGAGATACACCCGGGGCCATCAAAAAAAGTTTAAACGGCAAGGGGAATCTCAAATTCACAGACGGTGCCATCATCGGCATCGACATCCCGGGAATGGTGAGAAACGCCAAGGCAAGCTTTGGCTTAGGGGAACGGTCAACCACCCAGCCCCGCACCGACTTTGCAGAATTAATTCTTCCCTTTACCGTCACCAACGGCCTTGTGGACATCACCGGTACAGCGCTTAACTCTCCCCTTCTCAGGGTTACAGCAAAGGGGACAACAGATCTTGCGGCAGAAACCCTGAACATACGGGTGGAACCTAAATTCGTCTCCACCCTGAAAGGCCAGGGGGACACCAAAGAACGTTCCGGTCTCATGGTCCCGGTTCTGATCACCGGCACCCTGGACAAGCCCAAATTCAGTCCAGATCTTAAATCCATGGTTCAATCTATTCTCCCGGATGAGGAGGCCCTGAAATCCCTGGTCAAGGACGGAAAAATTGACAAGGAGGCAATTCAAAAGACAGGGGAAGACGTCAAGCAGCTGTTCAAGGGCTTTTTGCCGTTAAAAGGGAACAAGGAATGA
- a CDS encoding NAD(P)/FAD-dependent oxidoreductase: MIQQITLRIPPERITDLEFIKASAARRLKMGVDDVDTVQVLRRSVDARGRTPVFQIQTAVYSNEPMEQLCRQVSYKPANPGQRVIVVGSGPAGLFAALGLIERGITPIVLERGKDVKQRRYDLKAINTRGVVDPDSNYCFGEGGAGTYSDGKLYTRSTKRGDVKRILSILVQHGAVPDILVNAHPHIGSNKLPRIIEAIRNTILQCHGEIHFNSRVTGLVLKNDKIMGVTTDHREFTADAVILATGHSARDIYQLLDRHHILLEAKPYAMGVRVEHPQELINAIQYGDHQNNKFLPTASYSLACQVGRTGVYSFCMCPGGMLVPAATAPGELVLNGMSNSLRNLPHANAGMVVTIDSSQYGHHNDLKHFAGLEFQRQIETRAFQAGGRTQAAPAQRMTDFLDDKISTTLPATSYIPGMISCSLPEILGEHISNALKQAFQIFGQKMKGYVTEEAKLLAVESRTSSPVRIPRQADTRMHPQISGLFPVGEGAGYAGGIVSSAIDGQASANAAFAYLPGH, translated from the coding sequence ATGATCCAGCAGATCACCCTTAGAATCCCGCCCGAACGTATAACAGACCTTGAATTCATCAAAGCATCCGCAGCCCGCCGTTTAAAAATGGGTGTGGATGATGTCGACACCGTTCAGGTCCTGCGCAGATCCGTTGATGCCAGGGGCCGAACACCCGTGTTCCAGATCCAGACGGCCGTGTATTCCAATGAACCCATGGAGCAACTCTGCCGGCAGGTTTCCTACAAGCCGGCAAACCCTGGTCAAAGGGTAATCGTTGTGGGCAGTGGTCCTGCAGGACTGTTTGCAGCCCTGGGACTGATCGAAAGAGGAATCACACCCATTGTCCTGGAGCGGGGAAAAGATGTAAAACAACGGCGGTACGACCTTAAGGCCATCAATACCCGGGGGGTGGTGGATCCAGATTCCAACTATTGTTTTGGAGAGGGCGGGGCAGGCACCTACAGCGACGGCAAGCTCTATACCCGGTCCACCAAACGGGGAGATGTAAAACGAATCCTCTCCATCCTGGTTCAACATGGGGCTGTCCCGGACATCCTTGTGAACGCCCACCCCCACATTGGTTCCAACAAACTGCCCAGAATCATCGAGGCCATCCGTAACACCATTCTCCAATGCCATGGTGAGATTCATTTTAATTCACGGGTCACAGGCCTCGTCCTTAAAAATGATAAAATCATGGGGGTCACCACCGACCACAGGGAATTCACAGCAGATGCTGTCATCCTGGCAACGGGCCATTCGGCACGGGACATTTACCAACTCCTTGACCGCCACCATATTCTGCTTGAAGCCAAGCCCTATGCCATGGGTGTTCGGGTGGAACATCCCCAGGAACTGATCAATGCCATCCAGTATGGCGACCACCAGAACAATAAATTTCTGCCAACGGCAAGTTATTCCCTTGCCTGCCAGGTGGGACGGACAGGGGTTTACTCCTTTTGCATGTGCCCGGGCGGTATGCTGGTGCCTGCGGCCACAGCACCCGGGGAACTGGTCTTGAACGGGATGTCCAACTCCCTTCGCAACCTGCCCCATGCCAATGCCGGAATGGTTGTCACCATTGATTCAAGCCAGTATGGGCACCACAATGATTTAAAGCATTTTGCAGGACTTGAGTTCCAGCGACAAATCGAAACAAGGGCGTTCCAGGCCGGGGGCCGGACCCAGGCGGCTCCGGCCCAGCGCATGACGGATTTTCTTGATGATAAAATTTCCACCACCCTTCCTGCCACATCCTATATCCCCGGGATGATCAGCTGTTCTTTGCCGGAAATCCTTGGGGAGCATATCTCCAATGCCCTGAAACAGGCATTTCAGATCTTTGGGCAGAAAATGAAAGGATACGTTACCGAAGAGGCCAAACTGCTGGCCGTGGAGAGCCGGACCAGTTCACCCGTCAGAATTCCCAGGCAGGCGGATACAAGGATGCATCCACAGATCAGCGGACTTTTTCCCGTTGGTGAAGGGGCAGGCTATGCCGGCGGCATTGTCTCGTCGGCCATTGACGGCCAAGCCTCGGCCAATGCCGCCTTTGCATACCTGCCCGGCCATTAA
- a CDS encoding YkgJ family cysteine cluster protein — protein sequence MTFLSNYHNLVEKIDHFCRDIENRYPESLVCQKGCSSCCRHISLFPVEALALNMALTALSWTTRKKIQHRAETAGPDDECPLLEDGACLMYSHRPVICRTHGLPILIKTPQGFRMDHCPLNFTTGEKPERAFTLDLEQLNTLLSTVNDLLITEVLDPGTLPERILLSQALTMEWQSA from the coding sequence ATGACTTTTTTGTCCAACTACCACAATCTGGTAGAAAAAATCGACCATTTCTGCCGGGACATCGAAAATAGATACCCTGAATCCCTTGTCTGCCAAAAAGGATGCAGCAGCTGCTGCCGTCACATAAGCCTCTTTCCCGTGGAGGCCCTGGCCCTGAACATGGCCCTCACCGCCCTCTCCTGGACAACCCGGAAAAAAATTCAACACCGGGCCGAGACCGCGGGACCGGACGATGAATGCCCCCTGTTAGAAGATGGTGCATGCCTCATGTACAGTCACCGACCCGTCATATGCAGAACCCACGGCCTGCCAATACTCATAAAAACCCCACAGGGTTTTCGCATGGACCACTGCCCCTTGAATTTCACAACCGGGGAAAAACCTGAAAGGGCTTTTACCCTGGATCTGGAACAGCTCAACACACTCTTGTCAACCGTAAACGACCTGCTGATAACCGAAGTTTTGGACCCAGGAACCCTGCCCGAACGAATCCTTCTCTCCCAGGCCCTTACCATGGAGTGGCAATCAGCCTAG
- a CDS encoding FeoB-associated Cys-rich membrane protein, with product MDEIIVGIIVAVAIFYTIKSIVASCGKKGSCGCGGCGGCSSKGKCTPPEKHD from the coding sequence ATGGATGAAATTATTGTTGGAATTATTGTTGCTGTAGCTATCTTTTATACGATTAAAAGCATTGTGGCTTCCTGCGGGAAAAAGGGCTCCTGTGGCTGTGGCGGTTGTGGGGGGTGTTCTTCAAAGGGAAAATGTACACCCCCTGAAAAGCACGATTGA